The nucleotide window TTAAGGAACCATGGGGTGTACGTTGGGTGATCGGTATGGCCATGATACCCCGTGGTGAAGTCGGTCTTATTTTCGCAGAGTTGGGAAGAATAAGCGGCATATTCAGTAATGAGATCTACGCGGGCATGGTGATGGTGATCGCACTCAGCACGCTGTTTCCACCCTTTGTCATGAAGTGGTTCTACGGGCGTTACGGTGATCGCCTGCAGGCTGCAGCCCACGGTTGAGGGCAACCGATTAGGTATTTTGAAATACTGTTAAGTAATAGATGAGAACCTGTTTGTGAATATTGAATATTTGACTGATATTATCATTCTGTTATCTGGGGTAGTGATTGTTGTACCTCTGTTTCAATCCTTAGGTCTTGGTGCAATACCAGGATTTTTGGTCGTGGGGCAGTATTAGGACCATCAGGGCTGGGATATGTCGAGATTTACGATGAGGTTCGCCCTCATAGTTCCTTGGGAAATCGGACACCCCTGGAATTTTCCAAAATACAGTTCGAAAACCGGACCGCAGAAGAGCCAATTTTAAACCTTCAAATGGTCTAGTTTCTGGGGGCAGGTCATCCTGTCGGCTACTCTAACATATTTTGTCCAGCTTCAGGGTTTCAGTCTAGAAATGGTTATAAAACGAAAATCAAAAAATAAGCGGGAAGTAAAGGAAAAAACACGATTTAAGAGGTTTATTAAAGATATCTTAACACATACCCCAATCGTAAAGATGATAGTTTTGTTGATTTTATTATGGATGATATTCTCAGCTGGAATGTACCTATCGGAACATAATATTAAAGGAGGAACGATAAATACGTATGGAGAGGCTTTGTATTGGGGAGTAGCTGCTTTCTCAACAGCCGGTATAGCCAATATGCCAAAGTCTAATATTGCTCAGGTGGTTGGTGGTTTATGGATTGTTATAGGTTCTGTGCTTTTTTTTGGAACCATAGTAGCAACTGTAACAACTTATTTTATGCGACCAATGCAACGTCCTGGAAAAAGGATAATCGATACTATTGAGTACAATCTCGAACAATTAGATGATCTAACAATCGAAGAACTCGATTTGCTGAAAGAAACAGTTGATACACTTATAGTTCATGTTGAGAAATTGAAGGAAAAGCAAATGTAAAAAAAGATAAAGGAAAAACAATGAAATCAAGTAGTAGACATTGGAATGCAATTTTTTCAGAAACAGAAGATTCAGAATTAGGATGGTATGAAAAGGACGCATCCCAAACATTGGAATTATTGAATCATATTCCAAACTGGGAAAATTCCACAATTTTTCTCCCGGGAATAGGAACTTCAGTTTTGATAGAAGAACTTCTATCCAAGGGCGTAAAATTAATTCTTAATGATATCAGTATTGAGGCTCTAAACCGGGTCAAGAGCAGGTTGGGTGACAAATGCAAAGAAATTAATTGGATTTGCCAAGACATCCCCCGACCAATCCAAAATGCAATACCAGATTTTGATATATGGATTGATAGGGCAGTTTTACATTTTCTAACCGATGAAGAAGATATAAAAGGATACTTCGAGAATGTAAAGTCAACATTAAAAGTAGATGGCTATGCCATATTTGCCGAATTTTCAAAAACAGGTGTACCCAAATGTGCGGGCCTAACACTTCATCGATATTCTATCGAAGAAATATCCAAATACCTGGGCTCATCATTCAAGATTGTTTCACATTTTGACTATACATATATAAACCCATTTGGTGATCCAAGACCATATGTTTATGCTCTTTACAAAAGAGAAAATTAAAAAAAAATGGCTAACAAGGCGCTTTACATTATCGCCAAAAGCTACGCTCCTATCAACGCTCCACTTTTGTCGTCAAGTGAGCTTGGTCTTTATACTCACTTTCTTTCCGTAAACCGTGATTCTCTGACTCCTCAAACTTGTTGACTAGTAGGTAGACCCCACCTTCAACCCTTCCTTCCTGAAATGTTGATCTTTGATATCTTCCCATCTATAATGAATTTCATCCGGAAATAGTTAATCTACGACTAAATTGAGCCTAAGGGAAGAAAATAACTAAGATCCAGGTAACTTTATGAAAAAGCTGATTTTGATTATTTTTTTTTCCCTCATTTTAACCTCCTGCCTCTTTTTGTGGACGGAAGGAAAAAATATGCGAGAAATTCGAACCGAAATTGAAATAGCTGCTCCACCCACCAAAGTGTGGAGCATCCTCACTGATTTTGATAACTGGAAAAATTGGAATCCAATTGTCACTCAGGCAAGTGGAGCCCCATCTCTTGGGTCTGAGCTTAGTGTTACTATGTGTGGCAAAGATGGCAAAGACGCACAGAAATATATGCCCATCATAACGGACTTCGAAGAGCCCAAGTTTTTTCGTTGGCGGGCTAAAATGATGGCTGAATTTTTATTTACCAATGACAAAGTCTTTGAGCTTGAAGAAACGGGTTCTGGCACTCGGTTAATTCATAAAGAACTGTTCAGTGGGATGATGGTGCCATTGATGTGGAGTTTCTTCGATAAAGGTGTCCCCCCAATGTTAAAATCTATGAACGACGCCTTGAAGAAATTAGCTGAGAAGAGTTCAGATTAATAACACCAATTTTATGGTACTAAACAACCGAGGCGAGAATATTCTTCCCTCAGCAACCACACACAATATTTCTTACAGTCTCTCATCTGCTACTTTCTCTCCCTAATCAATAATTCCACCAGTTTTCAAAGAAAACACTTTGTAGGAGGTGAAAGTTTTGGGGGCTACTATTTGAGACCTTGTTTGAAGGATGGAATACAATTAAGGGGAATTGTTTTTCTCTGTTAAAGGTTTCTCTATGCCAGCTGGGGGACCACCTCTGCAGCTTTTCCCCTCAAGGCAAGATGGGCAACCGAGGCTGAAGCATCGGGATTGATTTCGACCACAAACGCCCCTGCCGATTTTGCGATGGAGGCAAAGGATGCTGTGGGCTGGACCACCCCGGAGGTGCCGATAACCAGCAGGGTGTCGCAGGACTCAAGGGATTTCATAGCCTGCTCCATATCTTTTGGGTCCAGCATTTCCCCAAACCAGACAATATGGGGTCGAAGCATTCTTTGACAAGAAGGGCAATAGGGGGGAATTGGAATAGGGACCCTCCGATCATTGTTGATTTGACCGCACCCTGTGCATCTTACCTTCCAAATATTTCCGTGAAGCTCAACGATCCGTTGACTTCCAGCCAAACCGTGGAGCCCGTCAACGTTTTGTGTTAACA belongs to Nitrospiria bacterium and includes:
- a CDS encoding ion transporter, with the protein product MVIKRKSKNKREVKEKTRFKRFIKDILTHTPIVKMIVLLILLWMIFSAGMYLSEHNIKGGTINTYGEALYWGVAAFSTAGIANMPKSNIAQVVGGLWIVIGSVLFFGTIVATVTTYFMRPMQRPGKRIIDTIEYNLEQLDDLTIEELDLLKETVDTLIVHVEKLKEKQM
- a CDS encoding class I SAM-dependent methyltransferase, producing the protein MKSSSRHWNAIFSETEDSELGWYEKDASQTLELLNHIPNWENSTIFLPGIGTSVLIEELLSKGVKLILNDISIEALNRVKSRLGDKCKEINWICQDIPRPIQNAIPDFDIWIDRAVLHFLTDEEDIKGYFENVKSTLKVDGYAIFAEFSKTGVPKCAGLTLHRYSIEEISKYLGSSFKIVSHFDYTYINPFGDPRPYVYALYKREN
- a CDS encoding SRPBCC domain-containing protein is translated as MKKLILIIFFSLILTSCLFLWTEGKNMREIRTEIEIAAPPTKVWSILTDFDNWKNWNPIVTQASGAPSLGSELSVTMCGKDGKDAQKYMPIITDFEEPKFFRWRAKMMAEFLFTNDKVFELEETGSGTRLIHKELFSGMMVPLMWSFFDKGVPPMLKSMNDALKKLAEKSSD
- a CDS encoding NAD-dependent deacylase; this encodes MQNEIKEVQNRLGSSQRVTVLTGAGISADSGVPTFRGPDGLWRNFRAEELATPEAFVRDPVLVWEWYNWRRELISSKKPNPAHHTLAALESRISNFSLLTQNVDGLHGLAGSQRIVELHGNIWKVRCTGCGQINNDRRVPIPIPPYCPSCQRMLRPHIVWFGEMLDPKDMEQAMKSLESCDTLLVIGTSGVVQPTASFASIAKSAGAFVVEINPDASASVAHLALRGKAAEVVPQLA